One window of the Enterobacter huaxiensis genome contains the following:
- the agaW gene encoding PTS N-acetylgalactosamine transporter subunit IIC, with protein sequence MEISLLQALGLGILAFIAGLDMFNGLTHMHRPVVLGPLVGLILGDLHTGILTGGTLELVWMGLAPLAGAQPPNVIIGTIVGTAFAISTGVKPEVAVGVAVPFAVAVQMGITFLFSVMSGVMSRCDRMAANADTNGIERVNYLALLALGIFYFLCAFLPIYFGAEHAKTAIDVLPARLIDGLGVAGGIMPAIGFAVLLKIMMKNVYIPYFIIGFVAAAWLKLPVLAIAAAALAMALIDLMRKSPEPTAPAAQKEEFEDGI encoded by the coding sequence ATGGAAATCAGTCTGTTGCAGGCGCTGGGGTTGGGCATACTCGCCTTTATCGCCGGTCTGGATATGTTTAACGGGTTAACGCACATGCACCGCCCGGTGGTACTCGGGCCGCTGGTCGGCCTGATTCTGGGCGATCTGCACACCGGCATTTTGACCGGCGGTACGTTAGAGCTGGTCTGGATGGGGCTGGCCCCGCTCGCCGGTGCCCAGCCGCCGAACGTCATTATCGGCACCATCGTGGGTACCGCATTTGCCATCAGCACCGGCGTGAAGCCAGAAGTCGCGGTTGGCGTCGCCGTGCCGTTTGCCGTGGCGGTTCAGATGGGGATTACGTTCCTCTTCTCGGTGATGTCCGGCGTCATGTCGCGCTGCGATCGCATGGCGGCCAATGCAGACACCAACGGTATTGAACGGGTTAACTATCTTGCGCTGCTGGCGCTCGGCATCTTCTATTTTCTGTGCGCGTTCCTGCCGATCTACTTCGGTGCGGAACATGCGAAAACCGCCATTGACGTCCTGCCAGCGCGTCTGATTGACGGCCTCGGCGTCGCGGGCGGGATCATGCCAGCCATCGGCTTCGCCGTGCTGCTGAAGATCATGATGAAAAACGTCTACATCCCTTACTTCATTATCGGCTTTGTCGCCGCCGCCTGGCTCAAGCTTCCGGTGCTGGCGATTGCGGCGGCCGCGCTGGCCATGGCGCTGATCGACCTGATGCGTAAATCACCTGAACCGACGGCTCCCGCAGCCCAGAAAGAGGAATTCGAAGATGGCATCTAA
- the kbaZ gene encoding tagatose-bisphosphate aldolase subunit KbaZ — protein MKHLTEMVERHKRGNANGIYAVCSAHPLVLEAAIRYAQSHQTPLLIEATSNQVDQFGGYTGMTPADFHGFVCRLAESLGFPTSQLILGGDHLGPNRWQNLPALQAMANADDLIRSYVAAGFKKIHLDCSMSCKDDPVPLTDAIVAERAARLAKIAEATSLEQFGAAELVYVIGTEVPVPGGAHETLTELAVTTPDAARATLEAHRHAFEKEGLSDIWPRIIGLVVQPGVEFDHAHVCDYQPQKAVALSKMVEAYDTLVFEAHSTDYQTPQALRQLVNDHFAILKVGPALTFALREALFSLAAIEEELLPAKASSGLRHVLENVMLDRPEYWQNHYHGDGNARRLARGYSYSDRVRYYWPDGEIDDAFERLVRNLADQPIPLPLISQYLPLQYGKVREGALKSTPRELIIDHIQDILQQYHAACEGVTTQSA, from the coding sequence GTGAAACATCTGACAGAAATGGTGGAACGACATAAACGGGGGAATGCAAACGGGATTTATGCCGTTTGTTCCGCACATCCACTGGTACTTGAAGCCGCAATTCGTTACGCACAGTCACACCAAACGCCCCTGCTGATTGAAGCCACCTCCAACCAGGTAGATCAGTTTGGCGGCTATACCGGCATGACGCCCGCCGATTTTCACGGGTTTGTCTGCAGGCTAGCGGAATCACTGGGTTTCCCGACGTCGCAGCTGATCCTCGGCGGCGATCATTTAGGCCCAAACCGCTGGCAAAACCTGCCCGCGCTGCAGGCGATGGCGAACGCCGACGATCTGATCAGAAGCTACGTGGCCGCCGGGTTTAAGAAGATCCATCTCGACTGCAGCATGTCCTGCAAGGACGATCCCGTTCCTTTAACCGACGCGATCGTCGCCGAGCGCGCCGCGCGACTGGCGAAAATTGCTGAAGCGACCAGCCTCGAGCAGTTTGGCGCTGCCGAATTGGTCTACGTTATCGGCACGGAAGTGCCGGTTCCGGGTGGCGCGCACGAGACGCTCACTGAACTTGCCGTCACCACGCCGGACGCGGCACGCGCCACGCTTGAAGCGCACCGCCACGCGTTCGAAAAGGAAGGCTTAAGCGACATCTGGCCGCGCATTATTGGCCTGGTGGTTCAGCCTGGCGTGGAGTTCGACCACGCGCACGTCTGCGACTATCAGCCGCAGAAAGCCGTTGCCCTGAGCAAAATGGTTGAAGCCTACGATACGCTGGTGTTTGAAGCGCACTCCACCGACTACCAGACCCCACAGGCGCTGCGCCAGCTGGTCAACGATCACTTTGCGATTCTGAAAGTTGGCCCCGCCCTGACCTTCGCCCTGCGCGAGGCGCTGTTCTCGCTGGCCGCGATTGAAGAGGAGCTGCTGCCGGCAAAAGCCAGCTCCGGCCTGCGTCACGTGCTGGAAAACGTCATGCTCGACCGCCCGGAATACTGGCAAAACCATTATCACGGTGACGGCAACGCGCGCCGCCTGGCGCGCGGCTACAGCTACTCTGACCGCGTGCGCTACTACTGGCCGGACGGCGAGATTGACGACGCCTTTGAGCGGCTGGTGCGTAACCTGGCAGACCAGCCTATTCCTCTGCCGCTGATCAGCCAGTACCTGCCGTTGCAGTACGGCAAAGTTCGCGAGGGCGCTCTCAAGTCAACGCCGCGGGAACTCATCATCGACCACATTCAGGACATACTCCAGCAGTACCACGCCGCCTGCGAAGGCGTAACGACTCAAAGCGCATAA
- the kbaY gene encoding tagatose-bisphosphate aldolase subunit KbaY, whose protein sequence is MSIISTKYLLQDAQAKGYAVPAFNIHNAETIQAILEVCSEMRSPVILAGTPGTFKHIALEEIYALCSAYSLTYDMPLALHLDHHESLDDIRRKVNAGVRSAMIDGSHYPFEQNVKLVKSVVDFCHLNDCSVEAELGRLGGVEDDMSVDAESAFLTDPQEAKRFVELTGVDSLAVAIGTAHGLYTKRPKIDFQRLAEIREVVTVPLVLHGASDVPDEFVRRTIELGVCKVNVATELKIAFSDAVKAWFAENPQGNDPRFYMRVGMDAMKEVVRSKIAVCGSANRLLLPAEA, encoded by the coding sequence ATGAGTATTATTTCTACCAAATATCTTCTGCAGGACGCGCAGGCAAAAGGCTACGCCGTACCGGCGTTCAACATCCACAACGCGGAGACGATCCAGGCGATCCTTGAAGTCTGCAGCGAAATGCGATCCCCGGTGATCCTCGCAGGCACGCCGGGTACCTTTAAGCATATTGCGCTCGAAGAGATCTACGCCCTGTGCAGCGCGTACTCCCTCACCTACGACATGCCGCTGGCGCTGCACCTCGATCACCACGAATCGCTGGATGATATCCGCCGCAAGGTCAACGCCGGCGTGCGCAGCGCGATGATCGACGGCAGTCACTATCCGTTTGAACAAAACGTGAAGCTGGTGAAGTCGGTGGTCGATTTCTGCCACCTCAACGACTGCAGCGTCGAGGCCGAGCTGGGACGTCTGGGCGGGGTGGAAGATGACATGAGCGTGGACGCCGAAAGCGCGTTCCTCACCGATCCGCAGGAGGCGAAACGCTTCGTCGAACTGACCGGCGTAGATAGCCTTGCCGTCGCCATCGGCACCGCGCACGGCCTGTATACCAAACGCCCGAAAATTGACTTCCAGCGGCTGGCGGAAATCCGCGAAGTGGTCACCGTACCGCTGGTGCTGCACGGCGCGAGCGATGTGCCGGATGAGTTTGTGCGCCGCACCATCGAGCTGGGCGTGTGCAAAGTCAACGTGGCTACCGAACTGAAAATTGCCTTCTCTGACGCGGTTAAAGCCTGGTTTGCCGAAAACCCGCAGGGTAACGATCCGCGCTTCTACATGCGGGTCGGCATGGACGCC
- the agaF gene encoding PTS galactosamine/N-acetylgalactosamine transporter subunit IIA has translation MLGIILTGHGGFASGLEQAMKQILGEQPQFIAIDFPETSTTARLTAQLEQAVSELDAQHDIVFLTDLLGGTPFRVASTLAMQRQGSEVITGTNLQLLLEMVLERDGLSSEAFRLQALECGHRGLTSLVDELGRCREEAPAEEGI, from the coding sequence ATGTTAGGCATTATTTTGACGGGTCACGGCGGGTTTGCCAGCGGGCTTGAGCAGGCGATGAAGCAGATCCTCGGCGAGCAGCCGCAGTTTATCGCCATCGATTTTCCGGAAACCTCCACCACCGCGCGGCTGACCGCTCAGCTTGAGCAGGCGGTGAGCGAACTCGATGCGCAGCACGATATTGTGTTTCTCACCGACCTGCTCGGCGGCACGCCGTTCCGCGTGGCGTCAACGCTCGCGATGCAAAGGCAGGGCAGCGAAGTGATCACCGGCACCAACCTGCAGCTGCTGCTGGAGATGGTGCTGGAGCGCGACGGATTAAGCAGCGAGGCGTTTCGTCTGCAGGCGCTGGAGTGCGGACACCGCGGCCTGACGAGCCTGGTGGACGAGCTGGGGCGCTGTCGCGAGGAAGCCCCTGCCGAGGAAGGGATATGA
- a CDS encoding SIS domain-containing protein, with protein MPHTTTAATTGTWTEEEIRQQPASWIRSLNNIDSLRASIDSFLTPLLRKDDLRIVLTGAGTSAFIGDIVSPWLASYTGKNFTAVPTTDLVTNPMDYFSPAHPLLLISFARSGNSPESVAAVELANQFVPECYHLSITCNEAGSLYQNAVDSDNACALLMPAETHDRGFAMTSSITTMMASCLAVFAPETINSHTFRDVADRCQAILASLGDFSHGVFGCEPWKRVVYLGSGGLQGAARESALKVLELTAGKLAAFYDSPTGFRHGPKSLVDSETLVVVFISSHPYTRQYDLDLLAELRRDRQALRVVAIAAESDPVIEAGPHILLPPSRPFIDMEQAFCFLMYAQVFALTQSLSVGNTPDTPSASGTVNRVVQGVVIHPWQA; from the coding sequence ATGCCACACACCACTACCGCCGCGACAACCGGCACCTGGACCGAGGAAGAGATCCGCCAGCAGCCTGCCAGCTGGATCCGCTCGCTTAACAACATCGATAGCCTGCGTGCTTCAATCGACAGTTTCCTGACGCCGCTGCTGCGCAAGGACGATCTGAGGATCGTCCTGACCGGCGCGGGCACGTCCGCCTTTATCGGCGATATCGTTTCTCCCTGGCTCGCGAGCTACACGGGGAAAAACTTCACTGCCGTCCCAACAACCGATCTGGTCACGAACCCGATGGACTACTTCAGCCCTGCGCATCCGCTGCTGCTGATTTCGTTTGCCCGCTCCGGCAACAGCCCGGAAAGCGTCGCGGCCGTCGAGCTGGCAAATCAGTTCGTGCCGGAGTGCTACCACCTGTCGATTACCTGCAACGAGGCGGGGAGCCTGTACCAGAACGCCGTCGACAGCGATAACGCCTGTGCCCTGCTGATGCCTGCCGAAACGCACGATCGCGGGTTCGCGATGACCAGCAGCATCACCACCATGATGGCAAGCTGTCTGGCCGTGTTCGCTCCGGAAACGATCAATAGCCACACCTTCCGCGACGTGGCAGATCGCTGTCAGGCGATCCTCGCCTCACTCGGCGATTTCAGCCACGGCGTCTTTGGCTGCGAGCCGTGGAAGCGCGTTGTCTATCTGGGAAGCGGCGGCCTGCAGGGCGCGGCGCGCGAATCGGCGCTGAAGGTGCTGGAGCTGACGGCGGGCAAGCTGGCGGCATTTTACGACTCCCCAACGGGCTTCCGTCACGGGCCTAAGTCTCTGGTCGATAGCGAAACGCTGGTGGTGGTGTTTATCTCCAGCCATCCGTATACGCGTCAGTACGATCTGGATCTGCTGGCCGAGCTGCGCCGCGATCGTCAGGCCCTGCGCGTCGTCGCCATCGCCGCTGAAAGCGATCCGGTGATTGAAGCGGGTCCGCACATCCTGCTGCCGCCTTCACGGCCGTTTATCGATATGGAACAGGCGTTCTGCTTCCTGATGTATGCCCAGGTCTTTGCACTCACTCAGTCGCTCAGCGTAGGCAATACGCCCGATACGCCATCGGCCAGCGGCACGGTCAACCGGGTAGTTCAGGGCGTTGTTATTCATCCGTGGCAGGCTTAA
- the nagA gene encoding N-acetylglucosamine-6-phosphate deacetylase, translating to MSQLLRARRVLTEQGWLDDHQLRIESGTVAAIEPIPAGVMTRDAERLCPAYIDTHVHGGAGVDVMDDAPDVLDTLAMHKAREGVGAFLPTTVTAPLEAIHAALMRIARRSQSGGPGAQILGSYLEGPYFTPQNKGAHPPELFRELDIAELDRLVDVSQGTLRVVALAPEKPGALQAIHHLKQRGIRVMLGHSAATYRQTLAAFDAGASGLVHCYNGMTGLHHREPGMVGAGLTDKRAWLELIADGHHVHPGAMRLCCCCAQDRVVLITDAMQAAGMPDGRYTLCGEEVSMQNGVVRTGSGGLAGSTLSLDAAVRNMVEYAGVTAEDAIHMASLHPARLLGIDGQLGSLAPGKRANIIALDGGLHLQQIWIQGQALPL from the coding sequence ATGAGCCAGCTGCTGCGCGCACGACGGGTGCTGACCGAACAGGGCTGGCTGGACGACCATCAGCTACGCATTGAAAGCGGCACGGTTGCGGCGATTGAACCCATTCCGGCGGGCGTTATGACGCGCGATGCGGAGCGGCTTTGCCCGGCCTATATCGATACGCACGTCCACGGCGGCGCGGGCGTGGACGTCATGGATGATGCGCCCGACGTGCTGGACACCCTGGCAATGCATAAAGCCCGCGAAGGCGTGGGCGCATTTCTGCCCACCACCGTGACCGCGCCGCTGGAGGCCATCCACGCCGCGCTGATGCGTATCGCCCGGCGCAGTCAGTCCGGCGGCCCCGGCGCGCAGATCCTGGGCAGCTATCTTGAAGGACCATACTTTACGCCGCAGAACAAAGGGGCGCATCCGCCTGAGCTGTTCCGGGAGCTGGATATCGCCGAGCTGGACAGGCTGGTTGACGTTTCACAGGGCACGCTGCGGGTGGTGGCGCTCGCGCCAGAAAAGCCCGGCGCGCTGCAGGCCATTCATCATCTTAAACAGCGCGGGATACGCGTGATGCTGGGCCACAGCGCTGCCACGTACCGGCAAACTCTTGCCGCGTTTGATGCGGGTGCCAGCGGGCTGGTTCACTGCTACAACGGCATGACGGGGCTGCACCACAGAGAGCCCGGCATGGTCGGCGCAGGGCTGACGGACAAACGGGCGTGGCTGGAGCTGATTGCCGACGGCCACCACGTCCATCCCGGGGCGATGCGCTTATGCTGCTGCTGCGCGCAGGATCGCGTGGTGCTGATTACCGATGCCATGCAGGCGGCAGGTATGCCTGACGGACGGTATACGCTCTGTGGTGAAGAGGTCTCGATGCAAAACGGCGTGGTTCGAACCGGCTCCGGCGGGCTGGCGGGCAGCACGCTGTCGCTGGATGCTGCGGTCAGGAATATGGTGGAGTATGCGGGCGTCACCGCAGAAGACGCTATACATATGGCCTCGCTGCACCCTGCCCGGCTGCTGGGCATTGACGGTCAGCTCGGATCCTTAGCCCCGGGTAAACGCGCCAATATCATTGCGCTGGACGGGGGTTTACACCTCCAGCAGATCTGGATTCAGGGCCAGGCTCTCCCCCTTTAG
- a CDS encoding DeoR family transcriptional regulator, producing the protein MSSTDSSAEKRITGTSERREQIIQRLRAQGSVQVNDLSHLYGVSTVTIRNDLAFLEKQGIAVRAYGGALICEGNAQGIEPSVEDKSSLNTAVKRSIAQAAAELVKPGHRIILDSGTTTFEIARMLRQHTDVIAMTNGMNVANALLEAEGVELLMTGGHLRRQSQSFYGDQAEQSLQNYHFDLLFLGVDAIDLDRGVSTHNEDEARLNRKMCEVAERIIVVTDSSKFNRSSLHKIIDTQRIDMIIVDEGIPAESLEGLRKSGIDVVLV; encoded by the coding sequence ATGAGCAGCACCGATTCATCTGCGGAGAAGCGCATCACCGGCACCAGCGAAAGGCGGGAGCAGATCATTCAGCGGTTGCGGGCGCAGGGAAGCGTGCAGGTTAACGATCTTTCTCATTTATACGGCGTGTCGACGGTGACGATCCGCAACGATCTGGCGTTCCTGGAAAAGCAGGGCATCGCCGTGCGCGCCTACGGCGGCGCGCTGATCTGTGAAGGCAATGCACAAGGCATTGAGCCGTCTGTGGAAGACAAAAGCTCGCTGAATACGGCGGTAAAACGCAGTATTGCGCAGGCAGCCGCGGAACTGGTAAAGCCCGGACACCGCATTATTCTGGATTCCGGTACCACGACGTTTGAAATCGCCCGTATGCTGCGCCAGCACACGGACGTGATTGCAATGACCAACGGCATGAACGTTGCGAACGCGTTGCTGGAAGCTGAAGGGGTGGAATTGCTGATGACCGGTGGGCATTTGCGCCGTCAGTCACAATCTTTCTATGGAGACCAGGCGGAGCAGTCGCTGCAAAATTACCATTTTGACCTGCTGTTTCTGGGCGTCGACGCCATCGATCTCGATCGCGGCGTGAGCACGCACAACGAGGATGAAGCCCGTCTGAACCGTAAAATGTGCGAGGTGGCGGAGCGTATTATCGTTGTCACTGACTCCAGCAAATTTAACCGCTCGAGCCTGCATAAAATCATCGATACCCAACGGATTGATATGATTATTGTCGATGAAGGCATTCCGGCGGAGAGCCTGGAAGGATTACGTAAGAGCGGGATTGACGTGGTGCTGGTTTAA
- the agaE gene encoding PTS N-acetylgalactosamine transporter subunit IID, translated as MASNQTTLPGVSESEETLLTGVNENVYEDQNIGAELTKKDINRVAWRSMLLQASFNYERMQASGWLYGLLPALKKIHTNKRDLARAMKGHMGFFNTHPFLVTFVIGIILAMERSKQDVNSIQSTKIAVGAPLGGIGDAMFWLTLLPICGGIGASLALQGSILGAVVFIVLFNVVHLGLRFGLAHYAYRMGVAAIPLIKANTKKVGHAASIVGMTVIGALVATYVRLNTTLEIKAGDAVVKLQADVIDKLMPAFLPLVYTLTMFWLVRRGWSPLRLIGITVLLGVVGKFCHFL; from the coding sequence ATGGCATCTAACCAAACTACCCTGCCGGGCGTGTCTGAAAGCGAAGAAACGCTGCTGACCGGCGTGAATGAAAACGTCTACGAAGACCAAAACATCGGTGCCGAGCTGACGAAAAAGGATATTAACCGCGTGGCCTGGCGTTCCATGCTGCTGCAGGCCTCGTTCAACTACGAACGTATGCAGGCCTCCGGCTGGCTGTACGGGCTGCTGCCCGCGCTGAAAAAGATCCACACCAACAAGCGGGACCTGGCGCGGGCGATGAAAGGCCATATGGGCTTCTTTAACACCCACCCGTTTCTGGTGACCTTTGTTATCGGCATCATTCTGGCGATGGAGCGGTCCAAGCAGGATGTGAACAGCATCCAGAGCACCAAAATTGCCGTCGGCGCGCCGCTCGGCGGCATCGGCGACGCCATGTTCTGGCTAACCCTGCTGCCCATCTGCGGCGGTATTGGTGCCAGCCTGGCGCTGCAAGGGTCGATTCTGGGGGCGGTGGTCTTTATCGTACTGTTTAACGTGGTTCACCTCGGCCTGCGTTTTGGCCTGGCGCACTACGCTTACCGGATGGGCGTCGCGGCCATTCCGCTGATTAAAGCCAACACCAAAAAGGTCGGCCACGCGGCGTCTATCGTCGGGATGACGGTGATCGGCGCGCTGGTGGCAACCTACGTTCGCCTCAATACCACGCTCGAAATCAAGGCGGGTGATGCCGTTGTCAAGCTTCAGGCCGACGTCATCGACAAGCTGATGCCCGCGTTCCTGCCGCTGGTCTACACCCTGACCATGTTCTGGCTGGTACGCCGCGGCTGGAGCCCGCTGCGGCTGATCGGTATCACCGTGCTGCTGGGCGTTGTCGGCAAATTCTGTCACTTCCTGTAA
- the agaV gene encoding PTS N-acetylgalactosamine transporter subunit IIB: MPNIVLCRIDERLIHGQVGVQWVGFAGANLVLVANDEVAEDPVQQNLMEMVLAEGIAVRFWSLQKVIDNIHRAADRQKILLVCKSPADFLKLVEGGVPITRINVGNMHYASGKQQIAKTVSVDANDITAFNGLKAAGVECFVQGVPTETALDLFKLL; the protein is encoded by the coding sequence ATGCCAAACATTGTCTTATGCCGCATCGATGAACGCCTAATCCACGGTCAGGTGGGCGTGCAGTGGGTGGGGTTTGCGGGGGCAAACCTGGTGCTGGTCGCTAACGATGAGGTCGCTGAGGATCCGGTTCAACAGAACCTGATGGAAATGGTGCTCGCGGAAGGGATCGCCGTGCGCTTCTGGTCGCTGCAAAAGGTCATCGACAACATTCACCGCGCCGCTGACCGCCAGAAAATCCTGCTGGTCTGCAAATCACCCGCCGATTTTCTGAAGCTGGTTGAGGGCGGCGTGCCCATTACCCGTATTAACGTCGGAAACATGCACTACGCCAGTGGCAAACAACAAATTGCCAAAACGGTCTCTGTCGACGCGAACGATATCACCGCGTTCAACGGCCTGAAAGCGGCCGGTGTGGAATGCTTCGTTCAGGGCGTTCCAACAGAAACTGCTTTGGATCTCTTTAAACTGCTCTGA
- the garD gene encoding galactarate dehydratase — translation MADIEIRQASPTAFYIKVHDTDNVAIIVNDNGLKAGTRFPDGLELVEHIPQGHKVALVDIPAHGEIVRYGEVIGYAVRAIPQGSWIEESLVELPKAPPLNTLPLATRVPEPLPPLEGYTFEGYRNADGSVGTKNLLGITTSVHCVAGVVDYVVKIIERDLLPKYPNVDGVVGLNHLYGCGVAINAPAAVVPIRTIHNIALNPNFGGEVMVIGLGCEKLQPERLLQGTEDVKAIPVDEASIVRLQDEHHVGFKSMVDDILQVAERHLDKLNKRQRETCPASDLVVGTQCGGSDAFSGVTANPAVGYASDLFVRCGATVMFSEVTEVRDAIHLLTPRAVNEEVGKRLLEEMAWYDNYLDMGQTDRSANPSPGNKKGGLANVVEKALGSIAKSGQSAIVEVLSPGQRPTKRGLIYAATPASDFVCGTQQVASGITVQVFTTGRGTPYGLMAVPVIKMATRTELANRWYDLMDINAGTIATGEESIEDVGWKLFHFILDVASGRKKTFSDQWGLHNQLAVFNPAPVT, via the coding sequence ATGGCCGACATTGAAATTCGACAAGCATCGCCGACGGCGTTCTATATAAAAGTACACGACACCGATAACGTGGCGATTATTGTTAACGACAACGGCTTAAAAGCGGGAACCCGGTTCCCGGACGGGCTGGAACTGGTTGAGCATATTCCTCAGGGACATAAAGTCGCGCTGGTGGATATCCCGGCTCACGGTGAAATCGTGCGCTACGGTGAAGTGATTGGCTATGCCGTTCGCGCCATCCCGCAGGGAAGCTGGATTGAGGAGTCGCTGGTGGAACTGCCAAAAGCGCCGCCGCTTAACACCCTGCCGCTGGCTACGCGCGTGCCTGAGCCGCTGCCGCCGCTGGAAGGCTATACCTTCGAAGGCTACCGCAATGCAGACGGCAGCGTCGGCACCAAGAACCTGCTCGGTATTACCACCAGCGTGCACTGCGTGGCGGGCGTGGTGGATTACGTAGTCAAAATCATCGAGCGCGATCTGCTGCCGAAATACCCGAACGTCGACGGCGTGGTGGGCCTGAACCACCTCTACGGCTGCGGCGTGGCGATCAACGCGCCCGCGGCGGTGGTGCCTATTCGCACAATCCACAATATCGCGCTCAACCCGAACTTTGGCGGCGAGGTGATGGTGATTGGTCTGGGCTGCGAAAAGCTGCAGCCTGAGCGTCTGCTGCAGGGCACCGAAGATGTCAAAGCCATTCCGGTCGACGAGGCCAGCATCGTGCGTCTGCAGGACGAACACCACGTCGGCTTCAAATCAATGGTCGACGATATTCTTCAGGTAGCTGAACGTCATCTGGACAAGCTCAACAAGCGCCAGCGCGAAACCTGCCCGGCGTCTGATCTGGTCGTGGGAACCCAGTGCGGCGGCAGCGATGCGTTTTCCGGCGTCACCGCCAACCCGGCGGTAGGCTATGCGTCCGATCTGTTCGTACGCTGCGGCGCCACGGTGATGTTCTCTGAAGTGACCGAAGTGCGTGACGCCATCCACCTGCTGACGCCGCGCGCCGTCAACGAAGAAGTGGGCAAGCGCCTGCTGGAAGAGATGGCCTGGTACGATAACTATCTCGATATGGGCCAAACCGACCGCAGCGCCAACCCGTCGCCGGGCAATAAGAAAGGCGGCCTGGCAAACGTGGTGGAAAAAGCGCTCGGGTCGATTGCCAAATCCGGCCAGAGCGCGATTGTGGAAGTGCTCTCCCCGGGCCAGCGCCCGACGAAACGCGGCCTGATATACGCGGCAACGCCGGCCAGCGATTTCGTCTGCGGCACGCAGCAGGTAGCATCCGGTATTACGGTGCAGGTATTCACCACCGGACGCGGTACGCCGTACGGCCTGATGGCGGTGCCGGTGATTAAAATGGCAACCCGCACCGAGCTGGCAAACCGCTGGTATGACTTAATGGACATCAACGCGGGCACCATCGCCACCGGAGAAGAGAGCATTGAGGACGTCGGCTGGAAGCTGTTCCACTTCATTCTGGACGTGGCGAGCGGGCGGAAAAAAACCTTCTCTGACCAATGGGGATTGCATAACCAGCTGGCGGTGTTTAACCCGGCACCGGTGACGTGA